From one Triticum urartu cultivar G1812 chromosome 3, Tu2.1, whole genome shotgun sequence genomic stretch:
- the LOC125542530 gene encoding methylcrotonoyl-CoA carboxylase beta chain, mitochondrial-like, whose product MLSRLAARRPRPGSTLAAAYRSSAAASSTVLPDALDRGSDAYARNAAAVGGLLSDLRSRVSQVLGGGGAGAVKRNEGRGKLLPRDRIDRLLDPGASFLELSQLAGSDVYEEALPSGGIITGIGPVHGRLCMFVANDPTTKGGTYYPITVKKHLRAQEIASECKLPCIYLVDSGGANLPKQAEVFPDRDNFGRIFYNQAKMSADGIPQIAVVLGSCTAGGAYIPAMADESIIVKGNGTIFLAGPPLVKAATGEEISAEDLGGASVHCKISGVSDHFAQDERHGLALGRNIVKNLHLAAKEASIHNSACDYQEPLYDVQELRSIAPADTKQSFDIRSIIARIVDGSEFDEFKKLYGTTLVTGFARICGQPVGIIGNNGILFTESALKGTHFIELCAQRNIPLIFLQNISGFMVGSKSEASGIAKAGAKMVMAVSCSKVPKITIIVGGSFGAGNYGMCGRAYSPNFLFMWPTARISVMGGIQAAGVLAQIEKNNRKRQGVEWTKDDEEAFKAKVVEAYDKEGSPYYSTARLWDDGIIDPADTRRVLSLCLSASAKPVPEDTKYGVFRM is encoded by the exons ATGCTCAGTCGACTGGCCGCACGGCGGCCCCGCCCAGGCAGCACCCTCGCCGCCGCCTACCGCTCCTCGGCGGCAGCCTCCTCCACGGTCCTGCCCGACGCGCTCGACCGGGGCTCCGACGCCTACGCCCGCaacgccgccgccgtcggcgGCCTCCTCTCCGACCTGCGCTCCCGCGTCTCCCAG GTTctgggcggcggaggcgcggggGCGGTGAAGCGGAACGAGGGGCGGGGGAAGCTGCTCCCCAGGGACCGCATCGACCGCCTGCTCGACCCGGGGGCCTCCTTCCTCGAGCTCTCTCAG CTTGCAGGATCTGATGTTTATGAGGAAGCATTACCATCAGGGGGAATAATTACTGGCATAGGACCTGTTCATGGACGACTATGCATGTTCGTGGCAAATGACCCAACTACAAAGGGGGGTACATACTATCCAATCACTGTCAAAAAGCATCTGCGGGCGCAGGAAATAGCTTCTGAATGTAAATTGCCCTGCATATATCTTGTTGACAGTGGAGGTGCTAATCTCCCCAAGCAGGCAGAAGTCTTCCCCGACCGTGATAATTTTGGTCGAATATTCTACAATCAGGCTAAGATGTCTGCAGATGGTATTCCTCAGATTGCAGTAGTTTTAGGTTCTTGTACTGCTGGCGGGGCTTATATTCCTGCAATGGCTGATGAGAGTATAATAGTTAAGGGAAATGGAACAATATTTCTAGCTGGTCCACCCCTTGTAAAG GCTGCTACGGGGGAGGAGATATCTGCTGAGGACCTTGGTGGAGCATCAGTGCATTGTAAAATATCAGGAGTCTCTGATCATTTTGCACAAG ATGAACGCCATGGTCTTGCGCTGGGAAGGAACATTGTGAAGAACCTCCATTTGGCCGCTAAAGAAGCAAGTATACACAATTCTGCTTGTGATTACCAAGAACCATTGTATGATGTACAGGAACTTCGTTCAATTGCACCAGCTGATACAAAGCAATCTTTTGATATTCGCTCAATAATAGCTCGTATAGTCGATGGAAGTGAATTTGATGAATTCAAAAAATTGTACGGAACA ACACTAGTGACTGGTTTTGCAAGGATATGCGGGCAGCCAGTTGGAATTATTGGAAACAATGGCATTTTATTTACCGAGTCGGCACTAAAGGGTACCCACTTCATTGAGTTGTGTGCTCAACGCAATATTCCTTTGATATTCCTTCAAAATATTTCTGGATTCATG GTTGGGTCGAAATCTGAAGCAAGTGGAATTGCGAAAGCTGGGGCAAAAATGGTTATGGCAGTTTCCTGTTCAAAG GTTCCTAAAATTACCATAATTGTCGGTGGAAGTTTTGGTGCTGGGAATTATGGAATGTGTGGACGTGCATACAGCCCGAATTTTTTGTTCATGTGGCCAACTGCTAGGATATCTGTTATGGGCGGCATTCAG GCAGCTGGTGTTCTCGCCCAAATAGAGAAGAACAACAGGAAAAGGCAAGGAGTGGAG TGGACCAAGGATGATGAAGAGGCCTTCAAAGCCAAAGTCGTCGAGGCATATGACAAGGAAGGAAGCCCGTATTACTCGACCGCTAGGCTTTGGGACGACGGGATCATAGATCCCGCGGATACCAGACGGGTTCTAAGCCTTTGCCTCTCTGCTTCCGCCAAGCCGGTTCCAGAAGACACGAAATATGGCGTGTTTCGAATGTAA